Below is a genomic region from Microbacterium esteraromaticum.
GACGTCCGCGTGCTGATCACCGGGCAGGACCCGTATCCGACGCCCGGTCACCCGATCGGCCTGTCCTTCGCCGTCGAGCGTGACGTACGACCTCTGCCGCGCAGTCTGAGCAACATCTACAAGGAGCGCCACAGCGACCTCGGCATCCCGCCGGCGCCGCACGGCGATCTCACCGCGTGGAGCGATCAGGGCGTGCTGCTGCTGAACAGGGTGCTCACCGTGCGCCCCGGCGCTCCGGCGTCGCACCGCGGCTGGGGCTGGGAGCAGGTGACCGAGCTGGCGATCCGCGCCCTCGTCGCCCGAGATCGGCCTCTCGTCGCCGTGCTGTGGGGGCGAGATGCCGCAGGGCTCAAGCCGCTGCTCGGGCAGACGCCGACCATCGAGTCGGCGCACCCGTCGCCGCTGTCGGCAAGCCGAGGGTTCTTCGGGTCGCGGCCGTTCTCGCGTGCGAACGCGCTTCTCGAGTCGATGGGCGCGGCCGGCGTCGACTGGCGCGTGGCGGGGGAGTCGTGAGCGAACTGCGGGTGCGTCCGGCAGCGGACGCCGACCTGCCCACGATCCGCGACATCTACAACCACTACGTGCGCTCGTCGACGGTGACCTTCGATGAGATCGAGTCGAGCGTCGAGGACTGGCAGGGCAAGGCGATCCGGATCGCTGCCGCCGGCATCCCCTTCCTCGTCGCCGAGAGCGAGGGCGAGGTGCTCGGCTACGCCCTGGGGCAGCCCTGGTCGGCGAAGTCGGCCTATCGGTTCACGATCGAGAACTCGATCTACCTCGCGCCGTCCGCTGCGGGCAGGGGAGTGGGATGGGCGCTGCTCGCGGTGTTCCTCGACAGCTGCAGGGAGGCCGGTCTGCGTCAGGTCATCGCGGTCATCGCGGATCGTGGTGCCGAGGCGTCGATCGCGCTGCACCGCAAGGCGGGCTTCGCGGACGCCGGACGCCTGTTCGAGGTGGGCGAGAAGTTCGGCGACCGGCTCGGGGTGCACTTCCTGCAGAAGGCGCTGTGACCGCGGATCCACTGCGCGATGTACGCGACGCGCTCGCGGAGCTGGCGCCGGCGGATCC
It encodes:
- a CDS encoding uracil-DNA glycosylase, translating into MRRTLAELADAGLIDAGWAEALQPVQPVISELGDRLRAEHAAGREYLPAGANVLRAFQRPLADVRVLITGQDPYPTPGHPIGLSFAVERDVRPLPRSLSNIYKERHSDLGIPPAPHGDLTAWSDQGVLLLNRVLTVRPGAPASHRGWGWEQVTELAIRALVARDRPLVAVLWGRDAAGLKPLLGQTPTIESAHPSPLSASRGFFGSRPFSRANALLESMGAAGVDWRVAGES
- a CDS encoding GNAT family N-acetyltransferase, with protein sequence MSELRVRPAADADLPTIRDIYNHYVRSSTVTFDEIESSVEDWQGKAIRIAAAGIPFLVAESEGEVLGYALGQPWSAKSAYRFTIENSIYLAPSAAGRGVGWALLAVFLDSCREAGLRQVIAVIADRGAEASIALHRKAGFADAGRLFEVGEKFGDRLGVHFLQKAL